GCCCCGACAAGTGCGGCGACATCGACATCGCCTTCCCGTTTGGCATCGGCCCCGACTGCTTCCGCGGTGGCTTCGAGGTCTTGTGCAACCACTCCTACAATCCCCCTCGCGCCTTCCTTGCTGAGAGCACAATAAAGAGCAAGGTGTACCACTACGGCACGGTCTTGAGCGAGGGTCCTCAGAATTCGTCATGGCCGCTGGAGCTGCAGAGCATATCAGTCGCCACGGGCGAGGCACGAGTGTACGCCCCGATCTTGTACCACTGCAGCACAAATCGCACAAATGACCCAAATCAAACCGGGGGCTTCATGTCCACGGAACATGTTCTGACGCTCTACGACACGCCGTTCACCGTGTCGTTGACGCGTAATGTTCTCATCGGCATCGGCTTGGATGTCCAAGCTTTTCTGAGTTACGCGCCGGGGGGCTACACCTCCCATGGTAGCTTGGATTGCGACGCAAAAGATTCCCTGGACAGCAGGGCCAGGCTTGGTGCGAGGAACGGGACGTGCAATGGGCGGGGCTGCTGCCAGGCCACCCTTGTGGCCGACGACGGCGGCAAGCATTTCAACTTGGAGGTCCGCGCCCACCACTCCAGCAGCACACTGAAAACCAACCCATGCGGCTACGGTATGCTCGTGGAGCAGTCAGGGTACAACTTCTCTACCATGGACATGCTGGGCAACAAGACGCTGCTCAAAAGTTTCCCTCGGGGCGTCGCCCTCTCGCTCGATTTCGCCATCCAGAGTAACCGGGGGTGTCCGCCGCCTCCGGACTCCGCCTGCGTCAGTGGCAACAGCTCTTGTGCCATCGGACCATTTACATATACTCCTGGGTATTTCTGCAAGTGCTGGGACCATTACAATGGCAACCCATACGTCCCTAACGGATGCCAAGGTACGTACATCtgaatacatacatacatacatacatacaagaAATTGTTCTTATCAATTCGTTAACTCCGCCAATTGTTGATTCTTTTAGACATTGATGAGTGCCTCGAAAATCCCTGCTCAAATGGCGGGATATGCAAAAACAAGCCTGGAGGCTATGACTGTCCATGCAAAGTCGGAATGAAAGATGACGGCAAAGGGGGAACCTGCACAGATATATTTCCTCTAGCCGCAAAGGTTACCGTGGGTAAGCTACTACGGCACACTGCTGACCGCACTAACATGTATTCTCCTGTTGCCAATCTAAATCATGAATATAGAACCACATGTATGACATAGGAACTGCATGCTTGTAAATCTCGCGATGGATACAAGACACATATATAATTGTTTCAAAGGATTTGAATCATTCAGATACTGCTTAATCTCTACGCATATATAATTGTTTCAAaggatttcaatcattcatttgtaTATTTCTTAATCTCTATGAATGTCTTGAATGAGTTCCGACCTACATGATTTCCCTGGAGTTTCAACCAGTTGGAGAGGTCTCAAATATGTTCTTCTTCTGATAATTCTAATGGTCATTTCTTTTAGATTCCGAGTACATGAACACACTTTTTACGTCTTCTACTAAACGTTACTGCTAGATCTGTAATTGTGCATTTAATGATATGAACCAAGTTCTTCTATTTGTCCATCTAGGTGTAATAGGTGGTATTCTTCTCATGGCGGTTCTATCATTTATTGGTATTCTTCACAAAGAGAAAAAGAAGACGAAAGAATTTTACGAAAAAAATGGCGGCCCTATATTAGAGCAGGCAAATACCATTAAACTTTTCAAAAAGGGGGAGCTCAAGCCACTTTTAAAGAATAGCAACTTAATTGGAAAAGGCTGCTTCGGTGAAGTGTACAAGGGGCTTCTTGACGATAAAGAAGTTGCAATAAAGAAGCCAATCAATGGTAGTGTGCTAGAGAGTGAACAATTTGCAAATGAAGTCATCATCCAATCTCGAGTCATCCACAAGAACATTGTTAGGCTCATTGGTTGTTGCCTTGAAGTTGATGCCCCCATGCTGGTCTATGAGTTTATCTCGCAAGGTAGCCTTGATGATATTCTTCACCACAACAATAACAAGGTGGCCCTCAACTTGGATACACGTTTAAATATTGCCGCACTGTCGGCGGATGGTCTAGCTTATATGCACTCACAAGCAAACACTAGAATTCTACACGGTGATGTCAAACCAGCAAATATACTCTTGGATGATAAATTTGCGCCCAAAATTTCAGACTTCGGCATATCTAGATTGCTTGCGAGAGACAAGGAACACACTGCATCAGTCATCGGCGACAAGAATTATATGGATCCGGTATATCTACAAGAAGGCCTACTCACTGAAAAAAGTGACGTCTACAGTTTTGGAGTTGTGATCCTGGAGCTTATTAGCAGCAGGAGGGCCATACATTCTGAGAATGATAGCTTGGTAAAGAGCTTTCTTGATGCCCATAAGAAACAGGAGAAATCAACTGAGCTCTTTGACAAGGAAATTGCAACGGCAGAAGGTTTAGAGCTTCTTGATAATCTAGCAGGTATGGCAATGGAATGCCTGAGCCTTGATGTAGATAAAAGACCAACGATGATGGAGGTAGCTCAGCGATTACACATACTGAGTCGATCCAGTAAGGTGCAAGATGTTTGTCACGAAGTAATTTTTGACAAAAGTAATGCCAAAAACATGAGCAGTGGAGGTCTCCTTGGTTAGGAGAAGATTTGTGACTGTGTTTCTAAGGTGGCTGAATGTTTGTATGCCGCATTTGTAACCATGTTTCCAAGGTGGCACTACGTTTGTATGCCACATTTGTAACCGTGTGTCAAAGCACTACATTTTCTTACCAAATTTGTAACTGTGTTACAGATAATAGGTCATGTTTCGTTGCACCTGCAGAGTTTCAATGTGCT
The sequence above is a segment of the Aegilops tauschii subsp. strangulata cultivar AL8/78 chromosome 6, Aet v6.0, whole genome shotgun sequence genome. Coding sequences within it:
- the LOC109777067 gene encoding wall-associated receptor kinase 1-like, producing the protein MTTPSLHFHPHKLLLPLLRPPPVILLVILAAAADGQRPGCPDKCGDIDIAFPFGIGPDCFRGGFEVLCNHSYNPPRAFLAESTIKSKVYHYGTVLSEGPQNSSWPLELQSISVATGEARVYAPILYHCSTNRTNDPNQTGGFMSTEHVLTLYDTPFTVSLTRNVLIGIGLDVQAFLSYAPGGYTSHGSLDCDAKDSLDSRARLGARNGTCNGRGCCQATLVADDGGKHFNLEVRAHHSSSTLKTNPCGYGMLVEQSGYNFSTMDMLGNKTLLKSFPRGVALSLDFAIQSNRGCPPPPDSACVSGNSSCAIGPFTYTPGYFCKCWDHYNGNPYVPNGCQDIDECLENPCSNGGICKNKPGGYDCPCKVGMKDDGKGGTCTDIFPLAAKVTVGVIGGILLMAVLSFIGILHKEKKKTKEFYEKNGGPILEQANTIKLFKKGELKPLLKNSNLIGKGCFGEVYKGLLDDKEVAIKKPINGSVLESEQFANEVIIQSRVIHKNIVRLIGCCLEVDAPMLVYEFISQGSLDDILHHNNNKVALNLDTRLNIAALSADGLAYMHSQANTRILHGDVKPANILLDDKFAPKISDFGISRLLARDKEHTASVIGDKNYMDPVYLQEGLLTEKSDVYSFGVVILELISSRRAIHSENDSLVKSFLDAHKKQEKSTELFDKEIATAEGLELLDNLAGMAMECLSLDVDKRPTMMEVAQRLHILSRSSKVQDVCHEVIFDKSNAKNMSSGGLLG